In Peptostreptococcus equinus, the DNA window CCTTATTTGCATATATGGCTACAGGATTAACTGTCTTTGAATTTCTAATTATATAGTTAGCTATAATGTCTGAAAACTTGTCTAAATCTTTGTAAGAAAGTATGTCTTCTCTTTCTATTACGGCTAGTCTATCCGTTTTTGCGTATTTTTTTACTCCATCAACTATATTTATCATATTATCACCTTCTAAAATTCATTATATATAAATGGTAGTTCTTTAAATGGCATAAATGCAAAGGCTAGTATACAAATAATTATCGCTATTGTCATTACAATTGACAATATTATATATTTTTTATTCTCACTCATATTCTACCTCTCATATATATCATATATTTTCTTACTTACATCCACCCAACCAAGAGTTCCTAGATGCATAACATCTCTTAAGTAATATTTGGTTTCACCCTTGTCACTTGTATCTACTAAGGTATAATTGTAGTCTTTAAGAATTGACTTTGTCTTATCAAAGAATACTTGTCTTTCATTTTTATCTATACCTGTATATGTATAATATCCATCCATAGCTGGAACTAAAACTATTGTAGGTTTCACACCTAAGTCTTTACATGTATCCATAAATAATTTTAAATCATTATATTCCTGAGACTGGTGAAAATCAACATAAGCATAGAAATTTTTCAATTTTTTCTTATTTGGTTTTATATAGGCATTGTAGTATCCCTTATCTATAGAAAGATCACTGTTACCAAGTGTTTTTTTATCTTTACCAACCCTTTGGACAGCTTCTCTTATTGCATTTTGTTTTTCTTTTTCCCAATCTATCTTTTTAATATTTTTATCATCTTTCTTATCTGGAAGCAATAGTAAATGCTCAAATAAAATTCCTTTATCCTTTAGCCCAACCATATATTCTCTAAGCGAGAAATATGGGGAAAATAAAGTTTTTATTGCCTTAGCTTTTGGAGAATTATCATTATATATGCTTGCATATATATGTTCTGCCTTAAAATCTTTTGACTTACATAAAAGGTCTTTTACTCTATTTGTATATTCTATCTTATTCTTTTTGCTTATTCTCGGATTTTCTAAGTATTTATAAAACTGCACTGGTGAAAACCTAGTTTCAAAGTGATGCTTTGTAACACCATTTTTTTCCATAAACCACTGCATAGATAGGATAAGTACTACTTTTTTATCTTTATTCAAATTATCCAAACTTCCTAATACTGTAGAATGCTGTAGTGATTGTGTATAAGCTCTACCTACTGTAATCGCTCCATGTGTAGTTCTGTTGGTATCAAAGTAATAGTCAGGATGTTGCAAGGTAGAATGACTAAATTCAGATGAACCCATCATCAAAATATAATCTTCTTCATTCACTAGCTTATTATTTGCATATACTCCCTTATCCTTTATTAAAGAGACTGGATTATGCAACATTGGATATAAGTCCTTGCTCTTTAAAAGACTATTGTTTGCTACATCTAAAAATTTATTAAATCCAATAGTGAATATAACTGATATAACTATTGGTAGTAGTATATATTTTATTTTCTTTACATTTTTCACGTCGTCTATATCCTCATTATCATATTATTTTATAATTCCATCAGCCTTACATAAATTATATAAGGTCTGCTCAAAGTTAAATTCTTTTTTTATAGCCCTCATCTCTTCTAATGCACTCTCTTTTTTCTTATTGCTTATATTGGCTT includes these proteins:
- the dltD gene encoding D-alanyl-lipoteichoic acid biosynthesis protein DltD produces the protein MKNVKKIKYILLPIVISVIFTIGFNKFLDVANNSLLKSKDLYPMLHNPVSLIKDKGVYANNKLVNEEDYILMMGSSEFSHSTLQHPDYYFDTNRTTHGAITVGRAYTQSLQHSTVLGSLDNLNKDKKVVLILSMQWFMEKNGVTKHHFETRFSPVQFYKYLENPRISKKNKIEYTNRVKDLLCKSKDFKAEHIYASIYNDNSPKAKAIKTLFSPYFSLREYMVGLKDKGILFEHLLLLPDKKDDKNIKKIDWEKEKQNAIREAVQRVGKDKKTLGNSDLSIDKGYYNAYIKPNKKKLKNFYAYVDFHQSQEYNDLKLFMDTCKDLGVKPTIVLVPAMDGYYTYTGIDKNERQVFFDKTKSILKDYNYTLVDTSDKGETKYYLRDVMHLGTLGWVDVSKKIYDIYER